In Zygosaccharomyces rouxii strain CBS732 chromosome D complete sequence, one DNA window encodes the following:
- the SKP1 gene encoding SCF ubiquitin ligase subunit SKP1 (similar to uniprot|P52286 Saccharomyces cerevisiae YDR328C SKP1 evolutionarily conserved kinetochore protein that is part of multiple protein complexes): MPESQVVLVSGEGEKFTVDRKIAERSLLLKNYLNDMHDSVLDDSDEDEDVVMPIPNVRSSVLQKVIEWAEHHRDSTFPDEDDDDSRKSAPMDSWDREFLKVDQEMLYEIIQAANYLNIKPLLDAGCKVVAEMIRGRSAEEIRRTFNIVNDFTPEEEAAIRRENEWAEDR, translated from the coding sequence ATGCCAGAATCACAAGTAGTGCTTGTCAGTGgagaaggtgaaaaattcaccGTTGATCGTAAGATCGCAGAGCGTTCACTACTTCTGAAGAACTATCTAAACGATATGCATGATAGTGTTTTAGACgatagtgatgaagatgaagatgttgtGATGCCAATCCCTAATGTACGGTCGAGTgttttacaaaaagttATCGAATGGGCGGAACACCATAGGGATTCCACTTTCCCcgatgaagacgatgatgattctCGTAAGAGCGCTCCTATGGATTCATGGGATCGTGAATTTCTCAAAGTAGACCAAGAGATGCTCTACGAAATCATCCAAGCTGCCAATTACTTAAACATCAAACCTTTGTTAGACGCAGGTTGTAAAGTAGTTGCTGAAATGATTAGAGGCCGTTCTGCTGAAGAAATCCGTAGAACTTTTAACATTGTTAACGATTTTACACCTGAGGAAGAAGCTGCCATCCGTCGTGAAAATGAATGGGCTGAAGACAGGTAG
- the PEX3 gene encoding Pex3p (similar to uniprot|P28795 Saccharomyces cerevisiae YDR329C PEX3 peroxisomal membrane protein) — MATPGNGRSIVRRHRGKIVFSLAIFGSLVTAGSVFLWLVKRWLYRQQLRLTEQHFIKEQIRRRFAQTQEDSLYALYELIPVFSLVVGRKLDLEELVIALRDKKLNKMGNRASDDGISSGISTSVTSNGAPGSLQGGGETRSKAELWNELKTKSIVKLVTVAYTVSSLLLLTRLQLNILTRREYLETAVKMAVEKEGKDEGLSNWFKSIWTDAHANSSNSSSTTSSSSSGNSKASYINEQAFLSLSWWLLNRGWLEYEAVAQESVESEFGSLSPRDTLSLEEFGNRLTNVFVNVNERILKSSKLQQALLPSRQMELFVLQQTLDPEALGVVQRDSTILSQLLNETTQCIESTASAVVLESLINESFQYIMTQVESNTSTKKRSGQGYQIAVFSIACKDCCTSVLKSGVVSMDNELLSRLDTCPQLEDLSASVYSNFG, encoded by the coding sequence ATGGCTACTCCAGGCAATGGAAGAAGCATTGTGCGTCGACACAGAGGTAAAATTGTGTTCTCACTAGCGATTTTCGGGAGTTTGGTTACAGCAGGTTCAGTGTTTTTATGGTTAGTGAAAAGATGGCTCTACAGACAGCAGTTGAGACTTACTGAGCAGCATTTCATCAAGGAACAAATTCGTCGTAGATTCGCGCAGACCCAGGAGGACTCCCTGTATGCTCTTTACGAGTTAATCCCTGTATTTTCCTTAGTTGTCGGTAGGAAGTTGGATTTGGAAGAGTTGGTTATTGCATTGagagataaaaaattgaacaagaTGGGTAATAGGGCTTCTGATGATGGCATTTCCTCAGGTATTAGCACTAGTGTAACCAGCAATGGCGCACCGGGCTCACTTCAAGGAGGTGGAGAAACGAGATCAAAGGCAGAATTATggaatgaattgaaaaccAAGAGTATAGTGAAACTAGTTACCGTTGCATACACCGTCTCATCACTGCTGCTGTTGACCAGATTGCAGTTGAACATTTTAACGAGACGTGAATATTTAGAGACTGCCGTAAAGATGGCGGTAGAGAAAGAGGGTAAGGACGAGGGATTAAGCAACTGGTTCAAATCAATTTGGACAGATGCCCATGCAAACTCTTCAAACTCTTCATCAACCacgtcttcttcatcctcagGAAACAGCAAAGCGTCCTATATCAACGAACAGGCATTTCTATCATTATCATGGTGGCTACTTAACCGTGGCTGGTTGGAATACGAAGCAGTGGCACAAGAGTCTGTAGAATCAGAATTCGGTAGTCTATCCCCTCGCGATACTCTATCCTTGGAAGAATTCGGTAACCGTCTCACCAATGTGTTTGTCAACGTCAACGAGAGAATTCTCAAGAGCTCTAAATTACAGCAGGCCTTGTTACCATCGCGTCAGATGGAACTATTCGTTCTGCAGCAAACTTTAGATCCTGAAGCTCTTGGCGTGGTTCAACGTGATAGCACCATTCTTTCACAATTACTAAACGAGACTACTCAATGTATTGAATCTACTGCGTCTGCTGTCGTATTGGAATCACTAATTAATGAATCGTTTCAATACATCATGACTCAAGTGGAATCCAACACTTCTACAAAGAAACGCAGCGGTCAAGGCTATCAGATCGCAGTTTTTTCCATCGCATGCAAGGATTGCTGCACATCGGTGCTCAAGAGTGGTGTAGTTTCAATGGACAACGAACTTCTGTCACGTCTAGATACGTGTCCGCAGCTGGAAGATCTAAGCGCAAGCGTTTACAGTAATTTCGGTTAA